The genomic window TAGCGGGGCCAACTTTACTCGAGCGTGTAGAGGCTTGTAGAACACATTTCACGAAATCTGTAGAATGGAAAGGCCCAAAGGTTGGCGTGTTCGAAATGCGTCGCCATTATGCAAATTATTTTAAAGGCTTACCAGATTTTAAACCTTATCGTACTCAGCTAGTTAAAGAAGAAAATATAGACACTATATATACTTTACTAGACGAAATTTTAGATAAATACATTAATGTAGAGCCAATTACGGAACTGGCTTGATTATTGAGCGAAAGTTTTTTTAGAACTTATAGCTATGGTAACAGCAATTACACAAGACGTAAAAATATCGGTAGATACCATTTATCAAGATGAGCATTCTAACCCTGCAAATGGACATTTTATGTTTGCCTACCGTATCCATATAGAAAACCTTTCTGATTACGAAATACAGTTAATGCGCCGTCAGTGGTTTATTTTTGATTCTAATGGTACCGTAAGAGAAGTAGAAGGCGAAGGCGTGGTGGGCGCACAACCGGTTATTGCTTCTGGCGATAGCTATTCTTATGTGTCTGGTTCTAATCTAAAAACCGATATAGGTAGTATGCGTGGCCGTTATTTAATGCACCGTAGCGTAGACAATACCGAATTTATGGTTGATATCCCAGAATTTCAATTGATTGTCCCGTTTAGGTTAAATTAATTTTGCTTCAATTAAAGACAACTACTTGGGCGGGCTGATGTATTAGTGTACTACCAATTGGTTTGGCTTAGAGCTAAGCAAGCCACAACAATCTCGTTTTACACTATAAAACACACAAACCAAAAAAATTTTCGTTTTTTATTGCATTTTATTACCTTGTTAGCCTATTTATCGCTTAAAAAATGATACAGCTAGGCTATCTTACTTTTGTTGAAGAACAGTTAAAAAACATAGATTTTGACGATAAAAAAGACCTAATCAAAATCGAAAAAATTCTTAAAGCAGAAGCAAAGTTAAACCCCAATTTTAAGACTAATGACATTGAGAACTTGTTAGCTTTTCTGTATCTACATGGCTCTAAATTTATACCCCTATTACAACATAAAAACATAGCTCTCATTTTAAAGGGAGAAGGCGACTATATTAACTTTGCGCCATTTAAAGAAAACATAGCTGCTGATGTTTTGGATGAGTTTGTACAATTGTTTGAAGAAAACATTTTAAACTATCTAAAAACCTGCATTCCAAAAAGCAAGTGGTCTAGTATTAAAAGCGTGTTCAAAGTTTATCCGTTTTTACTGAATGATTACATTGTACAAGAAACCTTTGATGCCTTTAGCCTCAAAAACAAAGCCGTTGCAGCTGCTTTGGTGGGAGGAAACTATGCAGATTTTGTGAATAGGAACCCTTATGCGTCTGATATTTCTTATTATGCGCTATTAGCCGAAATGGACGAGTATTATTTTGAGGAAGACATTAGGCAGATCAACAACATCACTGTAGCTCAACAAAAAGAAAAAGGAGCAAATATTACCGCTCTAGGCAAAATATTATATGCTGCAACTTATTACAACGCTTATACAGAAGAATTATCAACGGTATTAAAAGATAACCAAAACGTAGCTTACCATTGGATATACCCATACCACGAAAAACCTACCGCTTGGACGGCCTCTAACATTGCCATTTTGGTAGCGGTTGCTTTGGGCGCCATTATATTTGCCTTAGCCTTACCGACAGGCATAGGTGGTGGCGCTTGGATTGCTGTAATTGTAGGAAATATCGCTTTCCGACTTTTAAAAAAATTAACCTTGCTATCTTAGCCCCAAGGTTCCGTTTTGGTCTTCTAAATAATCTTTTGGTTTAACTTTAAGTAAGTTGTACAGGCTAGAAATTACTGCTTTAAGCTCTGTAAAATTGCGTTTTTCAATAGCTTCTTCGCCCTTGTCTATCAGCTTTTTCACTTGGCTGTGATTGTCGTAATCGTTCAAATCTGTATGTGCATAATCGTAAAACAGCGAAATGTAAGCCTCATCATTTTGATAGTACAATTCTCTAGCCAGCCGTTTCAATTCTTTTGTTTTAGACCTGATGATAGACAACTGACCTGAGTTAAGGAAAAGCTGTTCGCTTTTAATTACATTACTAAAAGTGCGATCTATTTTAGGATTAGGATGCAATAAGAGCTCTTCCTTAATTTCCTGCTTATAAAGTTGATATTCTTCTATTTCGGCAAGTAC from Pedobacter sp. SL55 includes these protein-coding regions:
- the apaG gene encoding Co2+/Mg2+ efflux protein ApaG, coding for MVTAITQDVKISVDTIYQDEHSNPANGHFMFAYRIHIENLSDYEIQLMRRQWFIFDSNGTVREVEGEGVVGAQPVIASGDSYSYVSGSNLKTDIGSMRGRYLMHRSVDNTEFMVDIPEFQLIVPFRLN